One window of the Anopheles cruzii chromosome 2, idAnoCruzAS_RS32_06, whole genome shotgun sequence genome contains the following:
- the LOC128266945 gene encoding membrane-bound alkaline phosphatase-like has protein sequence MMGGSTLVATAVLVLAGSFSFDAIFAHEEHDAHYWQHMAHELLFEKKDYTMQKINIAKNIMVFVGAGMSQTTVTAARSYNGGDNATLAFEELKWSGNARTYCVDSRVPDSACAGTAFLTGVKSNRGTVAVDPTVNRGDCTLDPAKKLASIAKWALEAGKAVGFATTSRVTSGSNAALYANSPDSRWESDADVTGAGCSPTNVPDIAHQLIHGDIGKHFKVILGGGRKQFLPTTETDASGNRGLRTDGSNLISEWQQSKGAGVNATYITSVDELGKLDTSKIDYLLGLFDYDHLPFSTDFAGQEGAVTPPLVRMVHYSLEMLQKPAHTEGFLLFVEDGNIQRAHQQNKARKALEQVRHYAGAFNMAKMMGSEQDTLFISMNDVGSTLTLPGYPARNSDIVSAPAGTSDADALPYLGLSYASGPAHSTFYRTATGRLDPVTVLEGMADPHERTCPASVPLSAGVDGGEDATVFAAGPWAFMLSGGYEQHFIAHTIAFASCMDGACDGATTMTLSVAALATVVLAKLFS, from the exons ATGATGGGCGGCTCGACACTAGTAGCGACAGCGGTTTTGGTCCTCGCTGGATCCTTCTCTTTCGATGCGATTTTCGCACACGAGGAGCACGATGCACACTACTGGCAGCACATGGCACACGAGCTGCTGTTCGAGAAGAAGGATTACACCATGCAGAAGATT AACATTGCCAAGAACATCATGGTGTTTGTCGGAGCCGGCATGTCCCAGACAACGGTCACAGCCGCCCGCTCCTACAACGGTGGAGACAACGCCACGCTGGCCTTCGAGGAGCTCAAGTGGAGCGGCAATGCTCGG ACATACTGTGTCGATAGCCGCGTCCCGGACAGCGCCTGTGCCGGGACGGCCTTCCTGACCGGCGTCAAGTCGAACCGGGGCACGGTGGCCGTGGACCCGACGGTCAACCGGGGCGACTGTACGCTCGATCCGGCCAAAAAACTCGCATCGATCGCCAAATGGGCCCTCGAGGCGGGCAAAGCTGTCG GATTCGCGACAACTTCCCGCGTCACTTCCGGCTCGAACGCGGCCCTCTACGCCAACAGCCCGGACAGCCGGTGGGAAAGCGATGCGGATGTGACGGGGGCCGGTTGCAGTCCTACCAACGTCCCCGACATTGCCCATCAACTGATTCACGGAGACATTGGCAAGCATTTCAAG GTCATACTCGGTGGCGGACGAAAGCAGTTTCTTCCCACAACCGAAACGGACGCTTCCGGCAACCGTGGGCTGCGAACCGATGGCAGCAACCTCATCAGCGAGTGGCAACAGTCGAAGGGTGCCGGAGTGAACGCCACCTACATCACGAGCGTG GATGAGCTCGGAAAGCTGGACACTTCGAAGATCGACTATCTGCTCGGTCTGTTCGACTACGACCATCTGCCGTTCAGTACGGACTTTGCCGGCCAGGAGGGTGCGGTGACTCCTCCCCTGGTGCGCATGGTCCACTACTCGCTCGAGATGCTCCAGAAGCCGGCACACACCGAGGGGTTCCTGCTGTTCGTCGAGGATGGCAACATCCAGCGGGCGCACCAACAGAACAAGGCTCGCAAGGCGCTGGAGCAGGTTCGCCACTATGCCGGGGCCTTCAACATGGCCAAAATGATGGGCAGCGAGCAGGACACCCTGTTCATCTCGATGAACGACGTCGGCAGCACGCTGACCCTTCCGGGCTATCCGGCCCGTAACTCCGACATCGTGTCCGCCCCGGCCGGAACCAGCGATGCCGACGCGTTGCCCTACCTCGGGCTGAGCTACGCCAGCGGGCCCGCTCACTCCACGTTCTACCGCACCGCTACCGGTCGCCTCGATCCGGTCACGGTGCTGGAAGGGATGGCCGACCCGCACGAACGAACCTGCCCGGCGTCCGTCCCACTGTCGGCGGGGGTTGACGGGGGTGAAGATGCGACCGTCTTTGCCGCCGGCCCTTGGGCTTTCATGCTGTCCGGCGGCTACGAGCAGCACTTTATCGCGCACACGATCGCATTCGCATCCTGCATGGATGGAGCATGCGACGGGGCCACCACGATGACCCTTTCTGTGGCCGCCCTGGCGACGGTTGTCCTGGCCAAACTATTCTCTTaa